The Punica granatum isolate Tunisia-2019 chromosome 4, ASM765513v2, whole genome shotgun sequence genome has a window encoding:
- the LOC116206273 gene encoding death-associated inhibitor of apoptosis 1-like, producing MDGPDSRIGRRKSFTERIGLKGMGCCGGPIWGFQATTISVHDDDDNEEGQVRQEEEQEGDTEIHHQLPQQHQQDPEVTLQHGSELACTAESPTPVLGSMNLAAALAAERHYRASQEPEPTTAGGTTGNGGPNGSTGTEPGTPLRVSLMRLLEEADGGGDDEAAAAGSDSLCCVCMGRRKGAAFIPCGHTYCRVCSRELWLNRGSCPLCNRPILEILDIF from the coding sequence ATGGACGGCCCTGATTCGAGGATCGGGAGGAGGAAGAGCTTCACCGAACGGATAGGATTGAAGGGGATGGGCTGCTGCGGCGGGCCCATCTGGGGCTTCCAGGCCACCACCATCAGCGTCCACGACGACGACGACAATGAAGAAGGACAGGTCCGGCAAGAAGAAGAGCAAGAAGGAGACACCGAGATCCACCACCAGCTACCCCAACAACACCAACAAGACCCCGAGGTAACGCTCCAACACGGGTCGGAGCTAGCCTGCACCGCCGAGAGCCCGACGCCGGTATTGGGCAGCATGAACCTCGCGGCGGCTCTCGCGGCGGAGCGGCACTACAGGGCGTCGCAGGAACCGGAGCCCACCACTGCCGGAGGGACGACGGGCAACGGGGGCCCCAACGGGTCTACCGGAACCGAGCCGGGGACACCGCTGAGGGTGTCGCTGATGAGGCTGCTGGAGGAGGCCGACGGCGGCGGGGACGAcgaggcggcggcggcggggAGCGATTCGCTGTGCTGCGTGTGCATGGGGAGGAGGAAGGGAGCGGCGTTTATCCCGTGTGGGCACACCTACTGCAGGGTGTGCTCCCGGGAGCTGTGGTTGAACCGAGGCTCCTGTCCCCTCTGCAACCGTCCCATCCTCGAAATCCTCGACATTTTTTAA